In one Shinella zoogloeoides genomic region, the following are encoded:
- the alc gene encoding allantoicase, protein MSTGALPAFARGTINLASASLGARGISATDEFFGPLSRMLADEPAAYHPGRYDENGKWMDGWETRRRRGPGHDHAIVALATPGRIRGFDVDTAYFTGNYPTACAIEGCHAPGGPDEATDWVTLIAASPLGPSAQHFFDCAADGLFSHVRLRIYPDGGVARLRVYGIPALAPAEGPIDLASALSGGQVVALSNGHYGHQRLLAPGRGVNMGDGWETSRRREPGHEWIVVRLAARATVESIVVDTAHFKGNYPDACSVQAADLTGTTGDLPTLVTAASMFWQEILPEQKLAADRIHTFDGDRVKRAGAVTHIRLNIHPDGGISRLRVFGRVAEGGKT, encoded by the coding sequence ATGTCGACCGGCGCCCTGCCTGCCTTCGCGCGCGGAACGATCAACCTTGCCTCGGCGAGCCTCGGGGCAAGGGGCATATCCGCGACGGACGAATTCTTCGGCCCGCTGTCGCGCATGCTGGCCGACGAACCCGCCGCCTATCATCCCGGCCGCTACGACGAGAACGGCAAGTGGATGGACGGCTGGGAGACGCGGCGGCGGCGCGGCCCGGGCCACGACCACGCCATCGTCGCGCTCGCGACGCCCGGCCGCATCCGCGGCTTCGACGTGGACACCGCCTATTTTACCGGCAACTACCCGACGGCCTGCGCCATCGAGGGATGTCATGCGCCGGGTGGCCCGGACGAGGCGACGGACTGGGTGACGCTGATTGCGGCAAGCCCGCTCGGGCCGAGCGCCCAGCATTTCTTTGACTGCGCCGCGGACGGGCTGTTCAGCCATGTGCGGCTCAGGATCTACCCCGATGGCGGGGTGGCGCGGCTGCGCGTCTACGGAATCCCGGCGCTCGCGCCGGCCGAAGGGCCGATCGATCTCGCCTCCGCCCTTTCCGGCGGGCAGGTCGTCGCGCTGTCGAACGGACATTACGGCCATCAGCGCTTGCTCGCGCCCGGCCGTGGCGTCAATATGGGTGACGGCTGGGAGACCAGCCGCCGCCGCGAGCCGGGCCACGAGTGGATCGTGGTCAGGCTCGCCGCACGGGCGACGGTGGAGAGCATCGTCGTCGATACCGCCCACTTCAAGGGCAACTACCCGGATGCCTGCTCCGTGCAGGCCGCCGACCTGACGGGCACGACAGGGGACCTCCCCACCCTTGTCACCGCCGCGTCGATGTTCTGGCAGGAAATCCTGCCCGAGCAGAAGCTTGCCGCCGACCGTATCCATACGTTCGACGGCGATCGCGTGAAGCGGGCGGGTGCCGTGACGCATATCCGCCTGAACATCCATCCGGACGGCGGCATCAGCCGTCTGCGTGTTTTTGGCCGTGTGGCCGAGGGAGGAAAGACATGA
- the puuE gene encoding allantoinase PuuE, whose protein sequence is MRYCRDMHGYGQNPPAARWPGEARVAVQFVLNYEEGGENCVLHGDAASEAFLSEIVGAAQWPGQRHWNMESIYEYGARAGFWRLHRLLTEKAVPVTVYGVATALQRSPAQVAAMIEAGWEIASHGLKWVEHKDMSAEDERAAIAEAVRLHTLVTGERPRGWYTGRCSVNTVDLVAEAGGFDYVSDTYADDLPYWSEHGGRQQLIIPYTLDANDMRFATPQGFNSGDQFFSYLKDSFDALYAEGAAGSPKMMSIGLHCRLIGRPGRVMALARFIDYVQSHEKVWIARRVDIAEHWARTNPPQPAAERPSQMSEEAFVKRFGDIFEHSPWVAQRAWDGELSPANDTAVGLAAALTFQFRAASDEERLGVLVAHPDLAGKLAQAKRLTASSTEEQASAGLDALTDEERERFTDLNDRYVAKFGFPFIIAVRDNTKASILAAFEKRVANDRESEFATACKQVERIGLLRLKALLPA, encoded by the coding sequence ATGCGATATTGCCGTGACATGCACGGATATGGGCAGAACCCGCCCGCCGCCCGGTGGCCGGGCGAGGCGCGCGTCGCCGTACAATTCGTCCTGAACTACGAGGAAGGCGGGGAGAACTGCGTGCTGCACGGCGATGCGGCCTCCGAAGCGTTCCTCTCCGAGATCGTCGGCGCCGCGCAATGGCCGGGCCAGCGCCACTGGAACATGGAATCCATCTACGAATACGGCGCGCGCGCCGGCTTCTGGCGTCTGCACCGGCTGCTGACCGAAAAGGCCGTGCCCGTCACAGTCTATGGTGTGGCTACCGCCCTGCAGCGCTCGCCCGCCCAGGTCGCCGCGATGATCGAGGCCGGCTGGGAAATCGCCTCGCACGGCCTCAAATGGGTCGAGCACAAGGACATGAGCGCGGAAGACGAGCGCGCGGCGATCGCCGAGGCGGTCCGCCTGCACACGCTCGTCACCGGCGAGCGGCCGCGCGGCTGGTATACGGGCCGCTGTTCCGTCAACACGGTCGATCTCGTCGCGGAGGCCGGCGGCTTCGACTACGTTTCCGATACCTATGCGGACGACCTGCCCTACTGGTCCGAGCACGGCGGCCGCCAGCAGCTCATCATTCCCTACACACTCGACGCCAACGACATGCGCTTCGCCACGCCGCAGGGCTTCAACAGCGGCGACCAGTTCTTCAGCTACCTGAAGGACTCGTTCGACGCGCTCTATGCCGAAGGCGCGGCCGGTAGCCCGAAGATGATGAGCATCGGCCTGCATTGCCGCCTGATCGGCCGTCCGGGCCGCGTCATGGCGCTCGCCCGCTTCATCGACTATGTGCAGAGCCACGAGAAGGTGTGGATCGCCCGGCGCGTCGATATCGCCGAGCATTGGGCGAGGACTAATCCGCCGCAGCCGGCCGCCGAACGCCCCTCGCAGATGTCGGAGGAAGCCTTCGTCAAGCGCTTCGGCGACATTTTCGAGCATTCGCCCTGGGTGGCGCAGCGCGCCTGGGACGGAGAACTTTCGCCGGCTAACGATACCGCCGTCGGCCTTGCCGCCGCGCTCACCTTCCAGTTCCGCGCGGCAAGCGACGAGGAACGGCTCGGCGTGCTCGTCGCCCACCCGGACCTTGCCGGCAAGCTGGCGCAGGCAAAGCGCCTGACGGCAAGCTCGACCGAGGAGCAGGCCTCCGCCGGCCTCGACGCGCTGACGGACGAGGAACGCGAGCGCTTCACCGACCTCAACGACCGCTACGTGGCGAAATTCGGCTTCCCGTTCATCATCGCGGTGCGCGACAACACGAAGGCGAGCATCCTCGCGGCCTTCGAAAAGCGCGTCGCGAACGACCGCGAGAGCGAATTCGCCACCGCCTGCAAGCAGGTCGAGCGGATCGGCCTGCTGCGGCTCAAAGCGCTGCTGCCGGCCTGA
- the xdhB gene encoding xanthine dehydrogenase molybdopterin binding subunit encodes MNKHTSHLPGDLKAEKIIGGVHASIRHDSAHKHVAGTAVYIDDITEPAGTLHAGFGLSTVAHGILKSVDLSAVRAAPGVVDVLTCADVPGVNDISPSNMHDDPVLADGKVEFHGQPIFCVLAETRDEARRAARLAKIEYEELPADIDIWDLDVATHKQVVTPLTLKRGDAAAALESAPRRVKGRMRLGGQDHFYLEGQVSLAVPGEDDEVVVYCSTQGPSETQHMIAHALGVPSNAVTVEVRRMGGGFGGKETQANQCAAIAAIAAKKLNRAVKVRLDRDEDMVATGKRHDFAIDYDVGFDDEGRILGIDYTFALRAGFSADLSGPVGDRALFHCDNAYFFPHVHAKSAPLYTNTVSNTAFRGFGGPQGMVGAERVIDEVAFAVGKDPLEIRKLNFYDEMGVAGDRNLTPYHQKVEDCIIQRIVAELEESADYAGRRKAIAEFNAKSRVVKRGLALTPVKFGISFTKTESNQAGALVHVYTDGSVHMNHGGTEMGQGLHLKVAQVVAEEFQIDLDRVKITATTTAKVPNTSPTAASSGADLNGMAAQDAARQIKDRLIDFAAESHQVPRDQVVFLPNRVRIGNAEVSFNDLVKQAYMARVQLSAAGFYKTPKIHWDRSKGRGHAFYYYAYGAACSEVSVDTLTGEYVVERTDILHDTGRSLNKIIDIGQIEGGFIQGMGWLTTEELWWDGKGRLRTHAPSTYKIPLASDRPKIFNVALTDWSEAYEPTVHRSKAVGEPPLPLGLAVLHALSDAVASVADHKICPRLDAPATPECVLMAIERLKAAKKG; translated from the coding sequence ATGAACAAGCACACTTCGCACCTTCCGGGCGATCTCAAGGCTGAAAAGATCATCGGCGGCGTTCATGCCAGCATCCGCCACGATTCCGCGCACAAGCATGTCGCCGGAACGGCTGTCTATATCGACGACATTACCGAGCCCGCCGGCACGCTGCATGCCGGCTTCGGCCTCTCGACCGTCGCGCACGGCATCCTGAAATCGGTCGATCTCTCGGCGGTGCGCGCCGCGCCCGGCGTCGTCGACGTGCTGACCTGTGCGGACGTGCCCGGCGTCAACGACATCTCGCCGTCCAACATGCACGACGATCCGGTGCTTGCCGACGGCAAGGTGGAATTCCACGGCCAGCCGATCTTCTGCGTGCTCGCCGAAACGCGCGACGAGGCCCGCCGCGCCGCGCGGCTGGCGAAGATCGAATATGAGGAACTGCCGGCCGATATCGATATCTGGGATCTCGATGTCGCCACGCACAAGCAGGTCGTGACCCCGCTGACGCTGAAGCGCGGCGATGCGGCGGCAGCGCTCGAAAGCGCCCCGCGCCGCGTGAAGGGCCGCATGCGGCTCGGCGGCCAGGACCATTTCTACCTGGAAGGCCAAGTTTCGCTCGCCGTGCCGGGCGAGGACGACGAGGTCGTCGTCTATTGCTCGACGCAGGGCCCGAGCGAGACGCAGCACATGATCGCCCATGCGCTCGGCGTGCCGAGCAATGCCGTGACGGTCGAGGTGCGCCGCATGGGCGGCGGCTTCGGCGGCAAGGAAACCCAGGCGAACCAGTGCGCGGCCATCGCCGCCATCGCGGCCAAGAAGCTGAACCGCGCCGTCAAGGTGCGCCTCGACCGCGACGAGGACATGGTCGCCACCGGCAAGCGGCACGACTTCGCCATCGACTACGATGTCGGCTTCGACGACGAGGGCCGCATCCTCGGCATCGACTACACGTTCGCGCTGCGCGCGGGTTTTTCGGCGGACCTTTCCGGCCCGGTGGGCGACCGCGCGCTGTTCCACTGCGACAACGCCTATTTCTTCCCGCATGTGCATGCGAAATCCGCGCCGCTCTACACCAACACGGTGTCCAACACCGCCTTCCGCGGCTTCGGCGGCCCGCAGGGCATGGTGGGCGCGGAGCGCGTCATCGACGAGGTGGCCTTTGCCGTCGGCAAGGATCCGCTCGAGATCCGCAAGCTGAACTTCTACGACGAAATGGGCGTTGCGGGTGATCGCAACCTCACGCCGTACCACCAGAAGGTCGAGGACTGCATCATCCAGCGCATCGTCGCCGAGCTGGAGGAAAGCGCCGACTATGCCGGCCGCCGCAAGGCGATCGCCGAGTTCAACGCGAAGAGCCGCGTCGTCAAGCGCGGCCTGGCGCTGACGCCGGTGAAGTTCGGCATTTCCTTCACCAAGACGGAATCCAACCAGGCCGGCGCGCTGGTGCATGTCTATACCGACGGCTCCGTGCACATGAACCACGGCGGCACGGAAATGGGCCAGGGCCTGCACCTGAAGGTGGCGCAGGTGGTGGCGGAAGAGTTCCAGATCGACCTCGACCGGGTGAAGATCACCGCGACGACGACCGCCAAGGTGCCGAACACCTCGCCGACCGCCGCCTCCTCCGGCGCCGACCTCAACGGCATGGCCGCGCAGGACGCCGCGCGCCAGATCAAGGACCGGCTCATCGATTTCGCCGCCGAAAGCCATCAGGTGCCGCGCGATCAGGTGGTCTTCCTGCCCAACCGCGTGCGCATCGGCAATGCCGAGGTCTCCTTCAATGATCTCGTCAAGCAGGCCTACATGGCCCGCGTCCAGCTCTCGGCGGCCGGCTTCTACAAGACGCCGAAGATTCACTGGGACCGCTCCAAGGGCCGCGGCCACGCCTTCTACTACTATGCCTATGGCGCGGCCTGCTCCGAAGTCTCCGTCGATACGCTGACCGGCGAATATGTCGTCGAACGCACCGACATCCTGCACGATACCGGTCGTTCGCTGAACAAGATCATCGATATCGGCCAGATCGAGGGCGGCTTCATCCAGGGCATGGGCTGGCTGACGACGGAGGAACTGTGGTGGGACGGCAAGGGGCGGCTTCGCACCCATGCGCCCTCCACCTACAAGATCCCGCTCGCTTCCGATCGGCCGAAGATCTTCAACGTGGCGCTGACCGACTGGTCGGAGGCCTACGAGCCGACGGTCCACCGCTCCAAGGCGGTCGGCGAGCCGCCGCTGCCGCTCGGCCTCGCCGTGCTGCATGCGCTGTCGGACGCGGTGGCGAGCGTGGCGGACCACAAGATCTGCCCACGCCTCGATGCCCCGGCCACGCCCGAATGCGTGCTGATGGCCATCGAGCGCCTCAAGGCTGCGAAGAAGGGGTGA
- the uraH gene encoding hydroxyisourate hydrolase: MQSHSHGAGRLTTHVLDTARGKPAEGLRIDLYRVEGDAFHLIKTTETNDDGRCDAPLLSGETMKSGTYELRFHAGDYLGRTGDGPLFLDIIPIRFGLADEGAHYHVPLLVSPFSYSTYRGS; encoded by the coding sequence ATGCAGTCTCATTCGCACGGAGCCGGCCGGCTCACGACCCACGTTCTGGACACCGCGCGCGGCAAGCCGGCGGAAGGCCTGCGCATCGATCTCTATCGGGTCGAGGGCGACGCGTTCCACCTGATCAAGACGACGGAGACGAACGACGACGGCCGTTGCGACGCGCCGCTCCTGTCGGGCGAGACCATGAAGAGCGGCACCTACGAGCTGCGCTTCCATGCCGGCGATTATCTCGGCCGCACCGGCGATGGCCCGCTGTTCCTCGACATCATCCCGATCCGCTTCGGCCTTGCGGATGAAGGCGCGCACTACCATGTGCCGCTTCTCGTCTCGCCCTTCAGCTATTCCACCTATCGCGGGAGCTAA
- the xdhC gene encoding xanthine dehydrogenase accessory protein XdhC: MPAAREDIRDFLRREQAVVLVEVTGAAGSTPRDTDAWMLVSERAIYATIGGGQLEYMAIDHARRALRSGRDAEPMNVPLGPEIGQCCGGRVGLSFAEVTPVLARDLVTRCDREMASRPHVYVFGAGHVGDALAMALSLAPLRVILVDTREDELTASTVPHVETCLTAMPEAVVRDAPAGSSFVVLTHDHALDFLITAEALKRDDAAYVGMIGSKTKRTTFRNWLSREIGNPELFENLVCPIGGTAIRDKRPTVIAALAAAEIMTAALSWTASHVNRAETVSR; the protein is encoded by the coding sequence ATGCCCGCCGCGCGCGAAGACATCCGGGATTTCCTGCGCCGTGAACAGGCCGTGGTGCTGGTCGAGGTGACCGGTGCCGCGGGCTCCACGCCGCGCGACACCGATGCCTGGATGCTGGTATCGGAGCGGGCGATCTATGCGACGATCGGCGGCGGGCAGCTCGAATATATGGCGATCGACCATGCGCGGCGGGCGCTGCGCTCCGGCCGTGACGCCGAGCCGATGAACGTGCCGCTCGGCCCGGAGATCGGCCAGTGCTGCGGCGGCCGGGTCGGGCTCTCCTTCGCAGAGGTCACGCCGGTGCTCGCACGGGACCTCGTGACGCGCTGCGACCGCGAGATGGCATCGCGCCCGCATGTCTACGTCTTCGGCGCCGGCCATGTCGGTGATGCGCTCGCCATGGCACTCTCGCTCGCGCCGCTGCGCGTCATCCTGGTGGATACGCGCGAGGACGAGCTGACCGCCTCAACGGTGCCGCATGTCGAGACCTGCCTGACGGCGATGCCCGAGGCGGTGGTGCGCGACGCGCCGGCCGGCAGCAGCTTCGTGGTCCTGACGCACGACCACGCGCTCGATTTCCTGATCACCGCCGAAGCGCTCAAGCGGGACGATGCCGCCTATGTCGGCATGATCGGCTCGAAGACCAAGCGCACGACCTTCCGCAACTGGCTGTCGCGTGAAATCGGCAACCCGGAGCTTTTCGAGAACCTCGTCTGCCCCATCGGGGGCACGGCCATCAGGGACAAGCGCCCCACCGTCATCGCAGCCCTCGCCGCCGCGGAGATCATGACGGCGGCGCTATCGTGGACGGCAAGTCACGTCAATCGGGCGGAGACCGTCAGTCGGTAG
- the xdhA gene encoding xanthine dehydrogenase small subunit, with the protein MAAATIRSELRFILNGQDVCLRDVAPDLTLLDWLRLSRSLKGTKEGCAEGDCGACTVLVGRLTPQGGLVYEGVNACIRFMGSLDGCHVVTVEHVAGAGDRLHPVQQAMVDYHGSQCGFCTPGFVMSLYALWMQTPNPNDQQIETALQGNLCRCTGYEPILRAARAISEYGGTDKDPLLAERAGMIARLQALKDGARVEIGEGKRRFVVPAGLDDFAAVLDASPAATVVAGSTDVGLWVTKHMRDISPVVFIAGLDELKSLSVKDGTISIGAGVTYTEALSTLAQHIPALGPLIERIGGQQVRNMGTIGGNIANGSPIGDTPPALIALGSTLTLRKGAERRTISLQDFFIAYGKQDRQPGEFVEAVHVPIPAAAEKFAVYKVTKRRDEDITATLGAFRLALAADGTVADVTIAYGGMAATPKRAFAVEKALLGQPWSEATVEAAMEKYAEDYAPLTDMRATAEYRALVAKNLLLRFHMETTSSDTPVQVSRYEAA; encoded by the coding sequence ATGGCGGCTGCAACCATCCGCTCGGAACTGCGCTTCATTCTCAACGGCCAGGACGTCTGCCTTCGCGACGTGGCGCCCGACCTCACGCTGCTCGACTGGCTGCGCCTTTCCCGCTCGCTCAAGGGCACCAAGGAAGGCTGCGCCGAGGGCGACTGCGGCGCCTGCACGGTGCTGGTCGGCCGGCTCACCCCGCAAGGCGGTCTCGTCTATGAAGGCGTCAATGCCTGCATCCGCTTCATGGGTTCGCTCGACGGCTGTCATGTCGTGACGGTCGAGCACGTTGCCGGCGCAGGCGATCGCCTGCATCCGGTGCAGCAGGCCATGGTTGACTATCACGGCTCGCAGTGCGGCTTCTGCACGCCCGGCTTCGTCATGTCGCTCTATGCGCTCTGGATGCAGACGCCGAACCCGAACGACCAGCAGATCGAGACGGCGCTGCAAGGCAATCTCTGTCGCTGCACCGGCTACGAGCCGATCCTGCGCGCCGCCCGCGCCATCTCCGAATATGGCGGCACGGACAAGGATCCGCTGCTGGCTGAGCGCGCGGGCATGATCGCGCGCCTCCAGGCGCTGAAGGACGGCGCCCGCGTCGAAATCGGCGAGGGCAAGCGCCGCTTCGTCGTGCCGGCCGGCCTCGACGATTTCGCCGCCGTGCTCGACGCCTCGCCGGCCGCCACGGTCGTCGCCGGCTCCACCGATGTGGGCCTCTGGGTCACCAAGCACATGCGCGACATCTCGCCGGTGGTCTTCATCGCCGGCCTCGACGAACTGAAATCCCTCTCGGTGAAGGACGGCACGATCTCCATCGGCGCCGGCGTCACCTATACGGAAGCGCTTTCCACACTCGCGCAGCATATCCCGGCGCTCGGCCCGCTCATCGAGCGCATCGGCGGCCAGCAGGTGCGCAACATGGGCACGATTGGCGGCAACATCGCCAACGGCTCACCCATCGGCGACACCCCGCCGGCGCTGATCGCGCTGGGCTCGACGCTTACCTTGCGTAAGGGCGCGGAACGGCGCACCATCTCCCTGCAGGACTTCTTCATCGCCTACGGCAAGCAGGATCGCCAGCCGGGCGAGTTCGTGGAAGCCGTGCATGTGCCGATACCGGCGGCGGCGGAAAAGTTCGCCGTCTACAAGGTGACCAAGCGCCGCGACGAGGACATCACGGCAACGCTCGGCGCCTTCCGCTTGGCGCTTGCCGCCGACGGCACGGTGGCGGACGTCACCATCGCCTATGGCGGCATGGCGGCAACGCCCAAGCGCGCCTTCGCGGTGGAAAAGGCGCTTCTCGGCCAGCCCTGGAGCGAAGCGACGGTGGAAGCGGCCATGGAAAAGTACGCGGAGGACTACGCGCCGCTGACCGATATGCGCGCCACCGCCGAATACCGCGCCCTGGTGGCGAAGAACCTTCTCCTGCGTTTCCACATGGAAACGACGTCCAGCGATACACCGGTCCAGGTGTCCAGATACGAGGCTGCGTGA
- a CDS encoding LysR family transcriptional regulator, with product MSYLDNVRVFVRVVELGTLSAAGRDQRVTPAVASNRIKELERHLGVRLFNRTTRKLSPTEHGRVFYDGAVKIIEAVNEAEAAIADLSRNPKGSLRITAPLGIGRRLIASGIPEFHDKYPDIEVRVRLSDHNVDILAEGVDVAFKLGVLEDSNLRMRGILKCERVLCASPAYLARRGTPKTADALIADKHDCLLLRYPGSKEYFWTLVTPEGTRKFEVAGPYDSDDGDVLTQWALEDRGIINKPLFEVKAHLAEGRLVEVLKDSPPAPVQLAAIYPHKRFQDPKVRLMIDFMAERCQRLIGKLLGEEMLAEEATD from the coding sequence ATGTCCTATCTCGATAATGTGCGCGTCTTTGTTCGCGTGGTCGAACTCGGTACTCTCTCGGCAGCGGGGCGTGACCAGCGCGTCACCCCGGCGGTCGCCAGCAACCGCATCAAGGAGCTGGAACGCCACCTCGGCGTCCGGCTCTTCAACCGCACCACGCGAAAGCTTTCGCCGACCGAGCATGGCCGCGTGTTCTACGACGGCGCGGTGAAGATCATCGAGGCGGTGAACGAGGCGGAAGCCGCGATCGCCGACCTTTCCCGCAACCCGAAGGGTTCGCTCCGCATCACCGCCCCGCTCGGCATCGGCCGCCGCCTCATCGCCTCCGGCATTCCCGAATTCCACGACAAGTATCCCGATATCGAGGTGCGCGTGCGCCTGTCGGACCACAATGTCGATATCCTCGCCGAAGGCGTCGACGTCGCCTTCAAGCTCGGCGTGCTGGAGGATTCGAACCTGCGCATGCGCGGCATCCTCAAATGCGAGCGCGTGCTCTGCGCCTCCCCCGCCTATCTCGCCCGCCGCGGCACGCCGAAGACCGCCGATGCGCTGATCGCCGACAAGCACGACTGTCTGCTTTTGCGCTATCCCGGCTCCAAGGAATATTTCTGGACGCTGGTGACGCCCGAGGGCACGCGCAAATTCGAGGTCGCCGGCCCCTATGACAGCGACGACGGCGACGTGCTGACCCAGTGGGCGCTGGAGGACCGCGGCATCATCAACAAGCCGCTCTTCGAGGTAAAGGCCCATCTCGCCGAGGGCCGGCTGGTGGAGGTCCTCAAAGACTCGCCGCCCGCCCCCGTGCAGCTCGCCGCGATCTATCCGCACAAGCGCTTCCAGGACCCCAAGGTCCGCCTGATGATCGACTTCATGGCGGAGCGATGTCAGCGGCTGATCGGCAAGCTCCTGGGGGAGGAGATGCTCGCCGAGGAGGCTACCGACTGA
- a CDS encoding ureidoglycolate lyase, producing MKTIDIRPLTREAFAPFGQVIEQDGAHNFPINAGKCTRFHDLANIETTGEKARPMISLLRGEPYPLPLELNMVERHPLGSQAFIPLGDASFLVVVAEETESGPAEPIAFRTAPGQGVNIGRNVWHGILTPLDAVSDFAVVDRGGEGVNLEEHFYAESFLIR from the coding sequence ATGAAGACAATCGACATCAGACCGCTCACCCGCGAGGCCTTCGCGCCCTTCGGCCAGGTCATCGAGCAGGACGGCGCCCACAATTTCCCGATCAATGCGGGCAAGTGCACGCGCTTCCACGATCTAGCCAACATCGAGACGACCGGCGAGAAGGCAAGGCCGATGATCAGCCTGCTGCGCGGCGAGCCCTATCCGCTGCCGCTGGAACTGAACATGGTCGAGCGCCACCCGCTCGGCAGCCAGGCCTTCATTCCGCTCGGCGACGCCTCCTTCCTCGTCGTCGTCGCCGAAGAGACGGAGAGCGGCCCGGCCGAGCCGATCGCCTTCCGCACCGCGCCAGGACAGGGCGTCAATATCGGCCGCAATGTCTGGCACGGCATCCTGACGCCGCTCGATGCGGTTTCCGATTTCGCCGTGGTCGACCGCGGCGGCGAGGGCGTGAATCTCGAAGAGCATTTCTACGCCGAATCCTTCCTGATCCGCTGA
- a CDS encoding urate hydroxylase PuuD has protein sequence MYEYAIAWDWLMFAVRWLHVITAIAWIGSSFYFVALDLGLKKHPDLPAGAHGEEWQVHGGGFYHIQKYLVAPAKMPEHLVWFKWESYVTWLSGFGMLCLVYYAGADLYLIDPSVLDVSKPVAIAISLASLAFGWIIYDLICKSPFGNDNTRLMVALYFILVAVAWGYTQLFTGRAAFLHLGAFTATIMSANVFFIIMPNQRIVVADLIAGRTPDPKYGKIAKQRSTHNNYLTLPVLFLMLSNHYPLAFGTEFNWIIASLVFLMGVTIRHYFNTTHANAGNPTWTWLATALLFVLIMWLSTVPKVLTGETADAKVSSTQQTFMTAEAFPKVRDTVLGRCAMCHAQEPGWEGIVTPPKGVMLETDAQIAAHAREIYLQAGRSHAMPPANVTQVSDEERKLFVAWYESAVSGEKTQ, from the coding sequence ATGTATGAATACGCAATCGCCTGGGATTGGCTCATGTTTGCCGTCCGATGGCTGCACGTCATCACAGCCATCGCCTGGATCGGCTCGTCGTTTTATTTCGTCGCGCTCGACCTGGGCCTGAAGAAGCACCCTGACCTGCCGGCAGGCGCCCATGGCGAGGAATGGCAGGTCCACGGCGGCGGCTTCTACCACATCCAGAAATACCTCGTGGCGCCGGCCAAGATGCCCGAGCACCTCGTCTGGTTCAAATGGGAAAGCTACGTCACCTGGCTCTCCGGTTTCGGCATGCTCTGTCTCGTCTACTATGCGGGCGCCGACCTCTACCTCATCGACCCGAGCGTGCTCGACGTCTCCAAGCCGGTGGCCATTGCCATCTCGCTGGCTTCGCTCGCCTTCGGCTGGATCATCTACGACCTCATCTGCAAGTCGCCCTTCGGCAACGACAACACGCGCCTGATGGTGGCGCTCTACTTCATCCTGGTCGCCGTCGCCTGGGGCTATACGCAGCTCTTCACGGGCCGGGCCGCCTTCCTGCATCTCGGCGCCTTCACGGCAACGATCATGTCGGCGAACGTGTTCTTCATCATCATGCCGAACCAGCGCATCGTCGTCGCCGACCTCATCGCCGGCCGCACGCCCGATCCGAAATACGGCAAGATCGCCAAGCAGCGCTCCACGCACAACAACTACCTGACGCTGCCGGTGCTGTTCCTCATGCTGTCGAACCACTATCCGCTGGCCTTCGGCACGGAGTTCAACTGGATCATCGCCTCGCTGGTCTTCCTGATGGGCGTCACCATCCGCCACTACTTCAACACCACCCACGCCAATGCCGGCAACCCGACCTGGACCTGGCTTGCGACCGCGCTGCTCTTCGTGCTGATCATGTGGCTCTCCACGGTGCCGAAGGTCCTGACGGGTGAAACCGCCGACGCCAAGGTCTCCTCCACGCAGCAGACCTTCATGACGGCGGAAGCCTTCCCGAAGGTCCGCGACACGGTGCTCGGCCGCTGTGCCATGTGCCATGCGCAGGAGCCGGGCTGGGAAGGCATCGTCACGCCGCCGAAAGGCGTGATGCTGGAAACGGACGCGCAGATAGCGGCCCATGCCCGTGAGATCTACCTGCAGGCCGGCCGCTCGCACGCCATGCCGCCCGCCAACGTCACCCAGGTTTCGGACGAGGAGCGCAAGCTCTTCGTCGCCTGGTACGAGAGCGCGGTCAGCGGGGAGAAGACCCAATGA